The DNA region GCGGAGAGAAGGAATTCGGTCATGTCAAAGCCCCCAGATTCGAACCCGGTTTGTTCGGTTGTGACAACTCGATAACCGATTATGCTCCTGGAAAGAAGGAATGGCACGCCACGCTGATCAGCCAAGGAAGGACTGAGGAGGAAGCCGACAGAAAGGCTGCTTCCTGTATTGAAAAAATACTCGACGAATGTTCGATTGACGAGTTCCTGGATGGAACTCCGGAGATGATCTGATGACAAGACTTACGCCCGATTTGATCGAAGGGGTGCCTGACGACACCCTTGATCTGGATTCGAAACTTATGAAGATGTGCGGTAAGACCGTTAAGCAGCTGGCCCTAGAAGGCGCCGGGGTAGATCACGATGTGGATTTTTCCGGGATAAGGGTTGCAGTGATACCCATCACATCTGGTATGGGTGTTATCGGAGGTTTCTCCCAATCCGTCAATGCGATAGTTAAGCGCCTCGGCATGCAGAGTTATGTCACCGAGGGTACAGATGTCAACGGATTCGATCAAGCGGTGAGGGACCATGTGGACCTGATAATGATGGCGGATGATGCGAAGTTCGTCGCATACAACGTCCATACCGCGGGGACCACGAACAATTCATGGGGTACAGCCATGGGTTACGCTGTGGCCCTCAAGAACGCCGCAGGCGGTGTAGAAGGAAAGGATGTCCTCGTCATCGGAGCAGGTCTGGTAGGCACAGAAGCTGTCCAGATACTCAAATCGTGGGGCGCCAATGTTTCTGTGACTGACATAAAGTTCGATAAGGCACTGGCCCTGGAGCAGAGGTTCGGAATAAAGGCATACGAAGATGTGGAATCCGCTCTTGCCTCGCACAAGTACATACTCAACGCAGCTCCAGCGATATTCCCTGGAAGGCTCATCATGGAGGGGGCAGTCGTATCCACTCCGGGTGTGCCCCACTATTTCGATGAGGAGGCCAGGAGCAAGGCCAAGGCGATTATCCATGATCCTCTGGAGATCGGTACTGCCATGATGGCAGTGAACAGTGCTCTGTTCTCCATGCGCCAGTGATCAAGTATGAGCCTTATTGGACTGGCCTGGGTGATCTTCGGCGGGTTTCTAGAGCCGGTTTGGGTCATCGGGCTGAAGAAGTACAGTGAGAATCATTCGTTATTCTGGATAGTATTCACTGTGGTGTTCATGTACCTCAGTCCGATGACGATAGCCTTCGCTATGCAGGACGGTATGTCCCTGGGCATAGCTTATTCCATCTGGACCGGATTAGGGGCAGTTTTCTCTGTCATTGTCGGTTATGTTCTGTTCAAGGACAGGCTTGATAGGCTGAAGATACTGTTCATAGCGATGATCATTGCAGGCGTAGTAGGCCTTGAAGTTTCGACGGTGATAGGATGAACAAGCTGTGGGCATTCGTATTCGTCGGAGGACTCTTTGAGACCGCATGGGCGACCACAATGAGTTTCTCTAATACGTTCACAGATCCATTCTGGACAGTTGTAACCTTGGTGCTGATGCCAATCAGCGTCATTCTGTTGTACAAGGCTCTGGACGGAGGGCTTCCAACGGGACCTTCTTATGCAGTCTGGGTTGGAATCGGTGCGATAGGAGCGGTCATAGTGAGCGCAATAATGGGCGATGTACCGAATCTGATGGGTATCTTCTTCCTTGCGGTACTCATCGGCGGCATAATCGGGCTGAATCTGGTATCGGAATGAGTCGGTGCGCTTTTTATTTATACCTTTATTAATAGTATCGCCCGAGGACAATGACACTCAGACTAGGAGTACCGAACAAGGGAAGGCTCAACGAGAGGACCATCGAACTCCTCGTCAAGTCAGGAATTGATTTGGGCGAGGACATCGGAAGGAGACTCTATCTCAAGGCCAAGAACCAAGATATCGAGGTTATCTTCGTCAGGGCACAGGACATACCTGTATTCATCGCGGAAGGAGCCATCGATATGGGAATCACCGGTATCGATGAGACTGCCGAGTCAGGCAAAGATCTCGAGAAGATACTCGACCTTCAGTTCGGATACTGCCATCTCGCTGTCGCTGTCCCCGA from Thermoplasmata archaeon includes:
- the pylD gene encoding 3-methylornithyl-N6-L-lysine dehydrogenase PylD translates to MTRLTPDLIEGVPDDTLDLDSKLMKMCGKTVKQLALEGAGVDHDVDFSGIRVAVIPITSGMGVIGGFSQSVNAIVKRLGMQSYVTEGTDVNGFDQAVRDHVDLIMMADDAKFVAYNVHTAGTTNNSWGTAMGYAVALKNAAGGVEGKDVLVIGAGLVGTEAVQILKSWGANVSVTDIKFDKALALEQRFGIKAYEDVESALASHKYILNAAPAIFPGRLIMEGAVVSTPGVPHYFDEEARSKAKAIIHDPLEIGTAMMAVNSALFSMRQ
- a CDS encoding QacE family quaternary ammonium compound efflux SMR transporter (member of the SMR family of proton-dependent drug efflux transporters; quaternary ammonium compound efflux pump; confers resistance to cetylpyridinium, cetyldimethylethyl ammonium and cetrimide cations), whose translation is MSLIGLAWVIFGGFLEPVWVIGLKKYSENHSLFWIVFTVVFMYLSPMTIAFAMQDGMSLGIAYSIWTGLGAVFSVIVGYVLFKDRLDRLKILFIAMIIAGVVGLEVSTVIG